In Pleurocapsa sp. PCC 7319, the following are encoded in one genomic region:
- a CDS encoding rhodanese-related sulfurtransferase: MNYTIATFYKFATISDLETKKLQLLTSCREKGIKGTIILAEEGINGTIAGSESAIAAILDQLRKIPNLEDLEHKESKSQKQPFARLKVKIKQEIVTIGIPDANPNNQVGTYVDPQDWNQIISDPEVVVIDTRNDYEVKLGSFRGASNPKTESFREFPEYAAKHLDPEEHPKVAMFCTGGIRCEKASSYLLSQGFKEVYHLKGGILKYLENVSSEESMWEGECFVFDERVAVKEGLKSGSYDLCYACGHPISEVDKNSPHYESHISCPYCYDKLTPEKKARQEDRRRHREYLKKQNS, encoded by the coding sequence ATGAATTATACAATTGCTACTTTTTATAAATTTGCGACTATTTCCGACCTGGAAACCAAAAAATTACAGCTTTTAACATCTTGTCGAGAAAAAGGTATTAAAGGGACAATTATCTTAGCCGAAGAAGGAATTAATGGGACAATTGCGGGTAGCGAGAGCGCGATCGCTGCTATCTTAGATCAACTGCGTAAAATTCCTAATTTAGAAGATTTAGAACATAAAGAATCTAAATCACAAAAACAACCTTTTGCCAGATTAAAAGTAAAAATCAAGCAAGAGATCGTTACTATCGGCATACCCGATGCCAATCCCAATAACCAGGTGGGGACTTATGTCGATCCTCAAGATTGGAACCAGATCATTAGCGACCCAGAAGTAGTAGTCATCGATACGAGAAATGACTATGAAGTAAAACTTGGCAGTTTTCGGGGTGCCAGCAATCCTAAAACCGAATCTTTTCGGGAATTTCCTGAATACGCTGCCAAGCATCTCGACCCCGAAGAACATCCTAAAGTAGCAATGTTTTGTACAGGAGGAATTCGTTGTGAAAAAGCTTCTTCTTATCTACTTTCTCAAGGATTTAAAGAGGTATACCATCTCAAAGGTGGAATTCTCAAATATCTAGAAAATGTTTCATCTGAAGAAAGTATGTGGGAGGGAGAATGCTTTGTATTTGATGAACGAGTTGCTGTTAAAGAAGGATTAAAATCGGGAAGCTATGACCTCTGCTATGCTTGTGGACATCCGATATCAGAAGTCGATAAAAACTCCCCTCATTACGAATCTCATATTTCTTGTCCTTACTGTTACGACAAACTTACTCCAGAGAAAAAAGCTCGTCAAGAAGATCGCCGCAGACATCGAGAATATCTCAAGAAGCAAAATAGCTGA